One genomic window of Halorhabdus sp. CBA1104 includes the following:
- a CDS encoding ubiquinol-cytochrome c reductase iron-sulfur subunit encodes MSDDCPCESDGDQPPVRPSLFDDDRATLQRRDIAKLLATGGGLTALASLAAPLAGLQQVFQRTYTGPIYGESIPLVDGDGNRITPDRLEAGEQLTVFPEPRPGIGDAPTLLVRFPETDYGDGTELAYTVEGYAAYSKICTHAGCTVSDREDDTLVCPCHYGKFDPTNGAAVTGGPPPRALPQLPITLASDGHLIATGDFDGHVGAGVSDVPNSPPL; translated from the coding sequence GTGAGTGACGATTGCCCCTGTGAGTCCGACGGAGACCAACCTCCCGTCCGGCCGAGCCTCTTCGACGACGACCGGGCGACACTCCAGCGCCGTGACATCGCCAAACTCCTGGCGACGGGGGGCGGACTCACTGCTTTGGCCAGCCTCGCCGCACCGCTTGCGGGCCTCCAGCAGGTCTTCCAGCGCACCTACACCGGCCCGATCTACGGTGAGAGTATCCCGCTGGTTGATGGGGACGGCAACCGGATCACGCCCGATCGCCTCGAAGCAGGCGAGCAGTTGACGGTGTTCCCCGAGCCCCGGCCCGGGATCGGCGACGCACCCACGCTGCTCGTGCGCTTCCCCGAGACCGACTACGGCGACGGGACCGAACTCGCCTACACCGTCGAGGGCTATGCGGCCTACTCGAAGATCTGCACGCATGCGGGCTGTACCGTCTCCGATCGGGAGGACGACACACTCGTCTGTCCGTGTCACTACGGAAAGTTCGATCCGACAAACGGTGCGGCAGTGACAGGGGGGCCGCCACCCCGAGCGCTGCCCCAGCTCCCGATCACGCTCGCCAGCGACGGCCATTTGATCGCGACGGGCGACTTCGACGGCCACGTCGGCGCGGGGGTGAGTGATGTCCCGAACTCGCCGCCTCTATGA
- a CDS encoding molybdenum cofactor guanylyltransferase — MAMQPTDEATAVVLAGGGSRRFADGSKALATVDGEPMLERVVRTAASVTDGTPIVAVGSADQREGYADALDTAVRFVVDAGDRAGPLAGLERAVTVADSGWLLVLACDLPLVDPRVLSWLADHQSPEIDAIIPETGGETHPLHAWYRRESLRNELVTNPETQSVRELLDGLAVRPIPAAERPDEFDLARSVRNVNTVAELRRVRQAIDDERADGEAADR; from the coding sequence ATGGCTATGCAGCCGACTGACGAAGCGACGGCAGTCGTCCTGGCCGGTGGGGGGAGCCGCCGCTTCGCCGATGGTTCGAAAGCCCTCGCTACCGTCGACGGGGAGCCGATGCTCGAACGCGTCGTCCGAACGGCCGCGTCAGTGACTGATGGGACGCCGATCGTCGCCGTGGGATCGGCCGACCAGCGTGAGGGCTATGCCGACGCCCTGGATACAGCCGTCCGGTTCGTCGTCGACGCTGGCGATCGTGCGGGGCCGCTCGCAGGGTTGGAACGCGCTGTCACTGTCGCTGACTCGGGGTGGCTGCTCGTCCTCGCCTGTGACCTTCCGCTTGTCGACCCGAGAGTGCTCTCCTGGCTTGCAGACCACCAGTCCCCGGAAATCGACGCGATCATCCCGGAGACCGGCGGCGAGACCCACCCCCTGCACGCGTGGTATCGCCGCGAGTCCCTCCGCAACGAACTGGTTACCAATCCAGAGACTCAAAGTGTCCGTGAGTTGCTCGACGGACTGGCAGTCCGGCCGATTCCGGCGGCGGAACGCCCGGACGAATTCGATCTGGCGCGGTCGGTTCGGAACGTCAACACGGTCGCCGAGTTGCGACGCGTCCGGCAGGCCATCGACGACGAGCGGGCGGATGGTGAGGCGGCCGATCGATAG
- the moaA gene encoding GTP 3',8-cyclase MoaA: MLADRFDRALTGIRVSLTDRCNFDCVYCHNEGLGDTRGPMAPREDELGTDEVVRVLDVAADVGVDAVKLTGGEPMLREDLEAIVRRAPDALEVSMTTNGVFLPDRAEALAAAGLERVNVSRDAIDPAAFADLTNAGASGQVFAGIDAAREAGLDPVKLNAVVFEQTAHHIPDLVEYVASRDELVLQLIEFMPELVGSPEWAVEIERVHDWLSGLAVEIESREMHDRTRYHIPAGAADATGDGSTAQAGEGIGIVEIVDPVGNEDFCANCHRVRVTPEGHLMGCLNRPDERVSLGECSRKAIREAFETAVAERVPYYGEYMTREDGEWVRNPEYADRDVPTPSTDD, encoded by the coding sequence ATGCTTGCGGACCGCTTCGATCGAGCGCTCACCGGGATCCGGGTGTCACTGACCGACCGGTGTAACTTCGATTGCGTTTATTGCCACAACGAGGGCTTGGGTGATACCCGCGGCCCGATGGCCCCCCGCGAGGACGAACTGGGGACTGACGAAGTGGTCCGCGTCCTGGACGTGGCGGCCGACGTGGGCGTCGATGCCGTCAAGCTCACCGGCGGGGAGCCGATGTTGCGCGAGGACCTCGAAGCGATCGTCCGGCGCGCGCCCGACGCCCTCGAGGTCTCGATGACGACCAACGGCGTCTTCCTCCCGGATCGAGCCGAAGCACTTGCCGCGGCCGGCCTCGAGCGCGTCAACGTCTCGCGAGACGCGATCGACCCGGCGGCGTTTGCCGATCTGACGAACGCCGGCGCGTCCGGGCAGGTCTTTGCAGGGATCGATGCCGCGCGCGAGGCCGGGCTCGATCCCGTCAAGCTCAACGCGGTCGTTTTCGAACAGACAGCCCATCACATCCCCGACCTGGTCGAGTATGTCGCCAGCCGGGACGAATTAGTGTTGCAACTCATCGAATTCATGCCGGAACTGGTTGGAAGTCCAGAATGGGCGGTCGAAATCGAGCGCGTCCACGACTGGTTGTCCGGTCTGGCCGTCGAGATCGAATCGCGCGAGATGCACGACCGGACCCGCTACCACATCCCAGCGGGCGCGGCCGACGCCACAGGCGATGGGTCGACAGCACAAGCGGGCGAGGGTATCGGCATCGTCGAGATCGTCGATCCAGTTGGCAACGAAGACTTCTGTGCGAACTGCCACCGCGTGCGGGTGACGCCGGAAGGGCACCTGATGGGCTGTCTCAATCGCCCCGACGAGCGTGTCTCGCTTGGCGAGTGCTCCCGGAAGGCAATCCGCGAGGCGTTCGAAACCGCCGTCGCCGAGCGTGTCCCCTACTACGGTGAGTACATGACCCGCGAGGACGGCGAATGGGTGCGAAATCCTGAGTACGCCGACCGCGACGTGCCGACTCCGAGTACCGACGACTGA
- a CDS encoding cytochrome bc complex cytochrome b subunit, with protein sequence MSRTRRLYDWFDDRLDLGDAEDFLGKAFPAEDSFLLGEVALFSFVMLGLTGIFLAFFYEPSTAEMTYEGSVAKFQGEDLPAAFGSVLQLTYDVPFGMFIRRFHHWAAHLFVAAIGLHMLRVFFHGAYRNPREINWVVGTVLAILAMGAAYTGYALPFDEFASTATGIGYNIAGSIPILGDAIAAIVFGGDFPSSATIPRLYFLHVFFIPALIAVGLAAHMGLLVRQKHTEAQREEDVEPVDSSAAADGGVNHDTVDREDDSVVVGLPAVPNQAAVSAVVFFLTLATLSALAGFLPVHNIAEYGPNNPAGTPALIMPDWFFMWLYGFLKVLPSSLGFHIGPIEISAEFLGGVALPALVFLAVFAWPFIDRRRESVHFTADPFERPVQTGVGVAGVVFVMIASIAGMNNLLAEALGTTTGAVNLPLLAAMIVGPIAAFGIVHWAITREREPDESPAGSDDDTAQPVEVPDDE encoded by the coding sequence ATGTCCCGAACTCGCCGCCTCTATGACTGGTTCGACGACCGCCTCGATCTGGGTGACGCCGAGGATTTCCTCGGGAAAGCCTTCCCTGCCGAAGACTCGTTCCTGCTCGGGGAGGTCGCGCTGTTCTCCTTTGTGATGCTCGGGCTGACTGGCATCTTCTTGGCCTTTTTCTACGAGCCGTCGACAGCAGAGATGACCTACGAGGGCAGTGTCGCCAAATTCCAGGGCGAAGACCTGCCGGCAGCCTTTGGCAGTGTCCTCCAGTTGACCTACGACGTGCCTTTCGGCATGTTCATCCGTCGGTTCCACCACTGGGCGGCCCACCTCTTTGTCGCCGCGATCGGCCTGCACATGCTGCGGGTGTTCTTCCACGGGGCCTACCGCAACCCACGGGAGATCAACTGGGTCGTCGGGACCGTGCTGGCGATCCTGGCGATGGGGGCGGCTTACACTGGCTACGCGCTGCCCTTCGACGAGTTCGCCTCGACGGCGACCGGGATCGGCTACAACATCGCCGGCTCGATCCCGATTCTGGGAGATGCTATCGCCGCGATCGTCTTCGGTGGGGATTTCCCCTCCAGTGCGACGATCCCGCGATTGTACTTCTTACACGTCTTCTTCATTCCGGCGCTGATCGCCGTTGGCCTGGCGGCCCACATGGGGCTGCTCGTCCGGCAGAAACACACCGAGGCACAGCGTGAGGAGGACGTCGAGCCGGTCGATTCGTCGGCGGCCGCCGACGGTGGGGTCAACCACGATACCGTCGATCGCGAGGACGATAGTGTCGTCGTCGGGCTCCCGGCCGTCCCCAATCAGGCGGCAGTCAGTGCTGTCGTGTTCTTCCTGACGCTGGCGACGCTCTCGGCACTTGCCGGGTTTCTGCCCGTCCACAACATCGCCGAGTACGGGCCGAACAACCCGGCGGGCACGCCTGCGCTGATCATGCCCGACTGGTTTTTCATGTGGCTGTATGGCTTCCTGAAAGTCCTGCCCTCCTCGCTGGGCTTTCACATTGGCCCGATCGAGATCAGCGCGGAGTTCCTCGGCGGGGTCGCCCTGCCGGCGCTGGTCTTCCTGGCCGTGTTCGCCTGGCCCTTTATCGACCGGCGGCGGGAGAGCGTCCACTTCACGGCCGATCCCTTCGAGCGACCGGTCCAGACGGGCGTCGGGGTCGCCGGCGTCGTCTTCGTCATGATCGCCTCGATCGCGGGCATGAACAACCTGCTCGCGGAGGCGCTGGGGACGACGACTGGTGCCGTCAACCTACCGCTCCTGGCCGCGATGATCGTCGGTCCGATCGCTGCCTTCGGCATCGTCCACTGGGCGATCACCCGCGAACGCGAGCCCGACGAGTCGCCGGCAGGATCGGACGACGACACAGCCCAACCAGTGGAGGTGCCCGACGATGAGTGA
- a CDS encoding molybdopterin synthase — MKPVSIVGPSDAGKTTLIERLTERLADRGPVATVKHLRCTPDIDTTGTDTARHREAGAAETYGIEADGTWFGTGTDRTLGAVLDDLAPDYEYVLVEGYSDATLPTIALGGRDHTGETLLAASSADGVNLDAAVEAIESVEPYVTLDSLIARAVGSEQAEYAGAIATFTGRVRVKDAPEDARTESLEFERYDEVAAERIRTIREELTDREGVFEVLVHHRTGVVEAGEDVVYVVVLAGHRAEAFSAVEDAIDRVKAEVPLFKKEVTVEDDFWAHER, encoded by the coding sequence ATGAAGCCGGTCTCGATAGTCGGCCCCTCCGATGCAGGAAAGACCACGCTAATCGAACGTCTGACCGAGCGACTCGCCGATCGCGGACCGGTCGCAACCGTCAAACACCTCCGGTGTACTCCCGACATCGACACCACCGGGACTGACACTGCCCGCCACCGGGAGGCAGGTGCCGCCGAAACCTACGGGATCGAGGCCGACGGAACGTGGTTCGGGACGGGGACTGACCGGACACTCGGGGCTGTTCTGGACGACCTCGCGCCCGACTACGAGTACGTGCTCGTCGAGGGATACAGCGACGCGACTCTCCCGACGATCGCGCTGGGCGGGCGAGACCACACCGGCGAGACACTCTTAGCCGCGAGTTCGGCCGACGGTGTGAATCTGGACGCCGCCGTCGAGGCGATCGAAAGTGTCGAGCCGTACGTGACGCTGGACTCGCTGATCGCGCGGGCAGTCGGGTCCGAACAGGCCGAGTACGCAGGTGCGATCGCGACGTTTACCGGTCGCGTCCGGGTGAAAGACGCCCCCGAGGACGCCCGGACCGAATCCCTCGAATTCGAGCGCTACGACGAGGTCGCTGCCGAACGCATCAGGACAATCCGGGAAGAGTTGACCGACCGGGAGGGTGTCTTCGAAGTGCTGGTCCATCACCGGACGGGCGTCGTCGAAGCCGGCGAAGACGTCGTCTACGTGGTCGTCCTCGCCGGGCATCGGGCCGAGGCCTTCAGCGCAGTCGAAGACGCCATCGATCGTGTGAAAGCCGAAGTCCCGCTGTTCAAAAAGGAAGTGACCGTCGAAGACGATTTCTGGGCCCACGAACGATAG
- a CDS encoding molybdopterin biosynthesis protein yields the protein MTERREMRELVTPEDAREAIAAVERPARTEAVPVESASGRVLAQPVTASIDVPGFDRAAMDGYAVRATDTTGAGETNPVELGVEGSLAAGEEPDYRVRPETAIEIATGAVLPPGADAVVKVERTERRGETVAVEQAVPSGTNVAPAGSDVAAGDRTLSAGTRLAPRTLGLLSAIGQETVTVRARPDVGVVSTGAELVAPGSALDHTAGQIYDVNETTLTSAVRAAGANPVPYGTVEDDEDAIRETLQRAAKECDLVLTSGSTSAGSGDMLYRIVEEDGELSVHGVAIKPGKPTVVGRYGGTPLVGLPGYPVSALSIFRLLVAPTLRRWTGTERDAETVTAELAVEERYAEGRHRALPVGLIRDGADELLAYPVDRGSGATTSLAYADGVVEMPADTRVLPAGERLAVERFSTADRPPALLAVGESDPGFAAAIAGIDATRYRTIGTRGGARWLRDGIADVAVLTGDSHPGDSETLATWTREWGVVLSADATDVESLDELAVGDYRLVNRDRESGLRAVFDAVIDQRAEPEALRKSIDGYDVAVPGLESPARRVARGDADAGLGLRSTASDLGLAFLSLGTQRVRAVAATGRTGKSAVTSLARTLDEARFLAGLDGYAAD from the coding sequence ATGACAGAGCGCCGGGAAATGCGCGAACTGGTAACTCCCGAAGACGCTCGCGAGGCGATCGCGGCCGTCGAGCGGCCCGCCCGGACTGAGGCGGTTCCAGTCGAGTCCGCGTCGGGCCGCGTACTCGCCCAACCAGTCACGGCATCGATCGACGTGCCCGGCTTCGACCGGGCGGCGATGGACGGCTACGCCGTCCGGGCGACAGATACGACGGGGGCCGGCGAGACGAACCCTGTCGAACTCGGTGTCGAGGGCTCTTTGGCGGCCGGGGAGGAGCCAGATTATCGGGTCCGGCCGGAAACGGCCATCGAGATCGCGACCGGCGCCGTCTTGCCGCCCGGCGCCGACGCCGTCGTGAAAGTCGAGCGTACCGAGCGTCGGGGCGAGACTGTCGCCGTCGAGCAGGCCGTCCCATCCGGAACGAACGTCGCACCCGCGGGCAGTGACGTCGCGGCCGGCGATCGCACGTTGAGTGCCGGGACGCGACTCGCGCCGCGAACGCTGGGGCTGTTGTCGGCGATCGGCCAGGAGACTGTCACTGTCCGTGCGCGCCCGGACGTCGGCGTCGTTTCGACCGGCGCTGAACTCGTCGCTCCCGGTAGTGCCCTAGATCACACTGCCGGCCAGATCTACGACGTCAACGAAACCACTCTCACCAGCGCGGTCCGGGCGGCAGGCGCGAATCCGGTCCCATATGGTACGGTCGAAGACGACGAGGACGCGATTCGCGAGACGTTACAGCGAGCGGCCAAAGAGTGCGATCTCGTCCTTACCTCCGGGTCGACGAGTGCTGGGAGCGGCGATATGCTGTACCGGATCGTCGAGGAAGACGGCGAGTTGTCCGTCCACGGCGTCGCGATCAAGCCCGGCAAGCCGACAGTCGTTGGCCGGTACGGCGGGACGCCGCTGGTCGGGCTGCCAGGCTATCCCGTCTCGGCGCTGTCGATCTTCCGGTTGCTGGTCGCGCCCACGCTCCGCCGGTGGACGGGCACCGAGCGGGACGCCGAAACCGTCACTGCTGAGCTGGCCGTCGAGGAACGGTACGCCGAGGGACGCCACCGCGCACTGCCGGTCGGGTTGATTCGGGACGGTGCGGACGAACTCTTGGCCTATCCCGTCGACCGAGGGAGCGGCGCGACGACGAGCCTGGCCTACGCCGACGGGGTCGTCGAGATGCCGGCCGACACGCGCGTCTTGCCGGCCGGCGAACGCCTCGCAGTCGAACGGTTTTCGACGGCCGATCGCCCCCCTGCCCTGCTGGCAGTTGGGGAATCAGACCCCGGATTTGCGGCTGCGATCGCCGGGATCGACGCGACCCGTTATCGCACGATTGGAACCCGCGGCGGTGCCCGCTGGCTCCGGGACGGTATCGCCGATGTCGCCGTCCTCACCGGCGATTCCCACCCCGGGGACAGCGAGACTCTCGCGACCTGGACGCGCGAGTGGGGCGTGGTCCTTTCTGCGGACGCGACCGACGTCGAATCGCTCGATGAGCTGGCCGTCGGTGACTATCGACTGGTCAACCGCGACCGTGAGTCGGGGCTGCGAGCGGTCTTCGACGCGGTGATCGACCAGCGAGCCGAGCCCGAGGCACTGCGGAAGTCGATCGACGGGTACGATGTGGCGGTTCCGGGCCTCGAGAGTCCTGCCCGCCGGGTCGCCCGCGGTGACGCGGATGCCGGGCTTGGCCTGCGATCGACCGCGAGTGATCTGGGACTGGCGTTCCTGTCGCTTGGCACCCAGCGCGTGCGTGCCGTCGCAGCGACCGGTCGAACCGGGAAATCCGCGGTCACATCGCTGGCACGAACCCTCGATGAGGCTCGCTTCCTCGCCGGTCTAGATGGCTATGCAGCCGACTGA
- a CDS encoding DUF2061 domain-containing protein, translated as MSIRSLFRNQARQARSRAIVKTLLYRTVMILITIVVALAVTGELDQAFSIGLVTNVVKTGTYYGYERLWDRIAWGVEDVSG; from the coding sequence ATGTCGATCCGTTCGCTCTTTCGAAACCAGGCCCGACAGGCTCGTTCGCGGGCCATCGTGAAGACGCTGCTGTACCGGACGGTGATGATCCTCATTACCATCGTGGTCGCGCTGGCGGTGACCGGGGAACTCGACCAAGCGTTCAGTATCGGGCTGGTCACGAACGTCGTCAAAACAGGGACCTATTACGGGTACGAGCGCCTCTGGGATCGGATTGCGTGGGGCGTTGAAGACGTCAGCGGGTAG
- a CDS encoding helix-turn-helix domain-containing protein, whose product MEGIRAELVVEDPKQCDVAAASRECGPVASVSRSGVPDGEGRVHDEFTVRDGKRPDSLGDATAIFSDDRRTIYRLARTPGRGCVCECIEREGCTVRDVQAADGTLFVTVLARDLDGIRAIVSALRETHDGVQVGKLVRAAPENDAGPLWVTDPDELTARQREVLRTAYERGYFEYPRRASAEEIADTLGIATPTFTEHLAAAQRKLLAECLETDGERRTSPRKKPDGD is encoded by the coding sequence ATGGAGGGAATTCGGGCAGAACTCGTCGTCGAGGACCCCAAGCAGTGCGACGTGGCGGCCGCGTCCCGGGAGTGTGGGCCGGTCGCGTCGGTTTCGCGAAGTGGCGTCCCGGACGGCGAGGGACGCGTCCACGACGAGTTCACGGTCCGGGACGGCAAGCGGCCGGATTCCCTCGGCGACGCGACAGCCATCTTCAGTGACGACCGCCGGACCATCTACCGGCTAGCGCGCACGCCCGGCCGGGGCTGTGTCTGTGAGTGTATCGAGCGCGAAGGCTGTACCGTCCGGGACGTCCAGGCCGCCGACGGTACCCTGTTCGTGACGGTCCTCGCCCGGGACCTCGACGGAATCCGCGCCATCGTCTCGGCACTGCGAGAGACCCACGACGGCGTTCAGGTCGGGAAACTGGTCCGTGCGGCGCCGGAGAACGACGCCGGCCCGCTGTGGGTCACTGATCCGGACGAACTGACTGCTCGCCAGCGGGAAGTGCTCCGGACGGCCTACGAGCGGGGCTACTTCGAGTACCCACGGCGAGCGAGCGCCGAGGAGATCGCCGACACCCTCGGGATTGCGACGCCGACGTTCACCGAACACCTGGCGGCCGCCCAGCGGAAGCTACTCGCGGAGTGTCTCGAAACAGACGGCGAGCGCCGGACGTCCCCACGAAAGAAGCCCGATGGGGACTGA
- the glp gene encoding gephyrin-like molybdotransferase Glp, which yields MADRHRAGFQSVTRLADARRQWLDLIAPHDRIDSVPPDEAAGRVLAASVDAHRPVPHFERAAMDGYAVRATDTTGAGARSPRRLQPASGSISAGDAVRVHTGQPIPEGGDAVVMIEHVTQRADELAVESAAAPGENVSPVGEDIPAGKTLFDAGHRLGPADIALLKATGVTEIPVRDPPTVGVVPTGEELVAADPDPGEVVETNGTMVAGLVEQWGGQATKAEIVTDDVDRLSDAIVRRTDRDLLVTTGGSSVGDRDLLPEVIESVGELVVHGVAIKPGHPLGFGTVDETPVLILPGYPVSCYVGALQLLRPSLAHAVGRTPPSIHTFAAELDGKIASEPGVRTFGRVRQSEDNPDRVEPIRVAGASVLSSVTAADGWVVVPESVEGYEAGERVRVEDWRATR from the coding sequence ATGGCTGATCGTCACCGAGCTGGGTTCCAGTCGGTAACAAGACTGGCTGACGCTCGCCGGCAATGGCTGGACCTGATCGCGCCACACGACCGGATCGATTCTGTCCCTCCGGACGAGGCCGCCGGTCGGGTACTCGCCGCGTCGGTCGACGCACACCGACCGGTCCCACACTTCGAGCGAGCAGCAATGGACGGGTACGCTGTCCGGGCAACCGACACCACTGGCGCAGGCGCTCGGTCTCCCCGACGGTTGCAGCCCGCCAGTGGGTCGATCTCGGCCGGCGACGCCGTTCGCGTCCATACCGGGCAGCCGATCCCCGAGGGAGGTGACGCCGTGGTCATGATCGAGCACGTCACCCAACGAGCGGACGAACTCGCCGTCGAGTCAGCCGCCGCGCCTGGCGAGAACGTCTCCCCGGTTGGTGAGGATATCCCAGCAGGCAAGACGTTGTTCGATGCGGGACATCGACTCGGGCCGGCCGACATCGCGCTCTTGAAGGCGACCGGTGTGACAGAGATACCGGTCAGGGACCCGCCGACCGTCGGGGTCGTTCCGACTGGCGAAGAACTCGTGGCGGCCGACCCCGACCCGGGTGAAGTTGTCGAGACCAACGGGACAATGGTCGCCGGACTGGTCGAGCAGTGGGGTGGGCAGGCGACGAAAGCTGAGATCGTGACCGACGACGTTGATAGACTATCTGATGCCATCGTGAGACGAACCGACCGGGATTTGCTCGTGACGACTGGGGGCTCATCCGTGGGCGATCGTGACCTGCTGCCCGAGGTTATCGAGTCGGTCGGCGAACTGGTCGTCCACGGCGTCGCGATCAAGCCCGGCCACCCTCTCGGATTCGGGACCGTCGACGAGACACCGGTGCTGATTCTCCCGGGCTATCCAGTCTCGTGCTATGTCGGTGCGCTTCAGTTACTCCGGCCGTCACTGGCCCACGCTGTCGGACGTACTCCGCCGTCGATTCACACTTTCGCGGCGGAACTGGACGGCAAGATAGCCAGCGAGCCGGGTGTTCGCACCTTTGGGAGAGTGCGCCAGAGCGAGGACAACCCCGATCGTGTCGAACCGATTCGGGTCGCGGGCGCGAGCGTGTTGTCGAGCGTCACTGCTGCTGATGGCTGGGTGGTCGTCCCCGAGTCCGTCGAGGGATACGAGGCTGGCGAACGCGTTCGAGTCGAGGACTGGCGGGCTACCCGCTGA
- the moaC gene encoding cyclic pyranopterin monophosphate synthase MoaC gives MTEEFTHVKDGAADMVDVGEKPSAKRRAVAAGSIVLTPSTLEAIRKNAVAKGDVLATARIGAIQAVKHTWETIPLCHQIPITNVETDFALDDEAITLRVAVETTGQTGCEMEALEGVTTGLNVVWDMVKAAEKDATGEYSGTAIQDVRVVEKTVDELDAGDAMG, from the coding sequence ATGACCGAGGAGTTTACCCACGTCAAGGATGGGGCGGCCGACATGGTCGACGTCGGCGAGAAACCATCAGCGAAGCGACGCGCAGTTGCGGCTGGGTCGATCGTGCTCACGCCTTCCACTCTCGAGGCGATTCGCAAGAACGCCGTCGCGAAAGGTGACGTTCTCGCGACAGCCCGCATCGGCGCGATACAGGCGGTCAAACACACTTGGGAGACGATTCCGCTCTGTCACCAGATTCCAATCACGAATGTCGAGACAGATTTCGCTCTCGACGACGAGGCGATCACTCTCCGCGTCGCCGTCGAGACGACCGGCCAGACTGGCTGTGAAATGGAAGCCTTGGAAGGCGTGACGACGGGGCTAAATGTCGTCTGGGATATGGTCAAGGCTGCCGAGAAAGACGCCACTGGTGAGTATTCCGGGACGGCGATTCAGGACGTCCGGGTCGTCGAGAAGACCGTCGACGAACTCGACGCGGGTGACGCGATGGGCTGA
- a CDS encoding molybdenum cofactor biosynthesis protein B, producing the protein MSPHHDHGVDEVSIALVTISTSRTKATDASGDAIVAAVTDTPGVTLSDRRLVDDDADAIETTLGNLVADPDVDAIVTTGGTGITPDDVTIDVAEDAFEVELPGFGEHFRRRSIEDIGTHAIATRATAGVIDQTVVFCLPGSEAAVTLGTEEIILPEIAHLVAMATR; encoded by the coding sequence ATGAGTCCACATCACGACCACGGTGTCGATGAGGTGTCGATCGCCCTCGTGACGATTTCAACGTCCCGGACCAAAGCGACGGATGCTTCGGGTGATGCCATCGTCGCGGCGGTTACAGACACTCCTGGTGTGACGCTTTCTGACCGGCGACTCGTCGACGATGATGCCGACGCAATCGAGACGACGCTTGGTAACCTCGTGGCCGATCCGGATGTCGACGCGATTGTCACGACGGGTGGCACGGGGATTACGCCGGACGACGTGACAATTGATGTCGCCGAGGACGCCTTCGAGGTCGAACTACCGGGGTTCGGTGAACACTTCAGGCGACGCTCGATAGAGGATATTGGCACGCACGCGATTGCGACCCGGGCGACTGCTGGCGTCATCGATCAGACCGTTGTCTTTTGCCTGCCCGGCAGCGAAGCCGCAGTCACGCTCGGGACTGAAGAGATCATCTTGCCGGAAATTGCCCACCTCGTTGCGATGGCGACTCGGTAG